A single genomic interval of Lathyrus oleraceus cultivar Zhongwan6 chromosome 7, CAAS_Psat_ZW6_1.0, whole genome shotgun sequence harbors:
- the LOC127106697 gene encoding abscisic acid 8'-hydroxylase 4: MLASSTIYIYKPTSTQMAHSSFIDFNLMAFFAILVNIFFFLSTLLISYPFLKRHLNKHKFISKIKPKLPPGSMGWPYIGQTLQLYSQHPNVFFASKQKRYGEIFKTHILGCPCVMLASPEAARFVLVTHSHLFKPTYPKSKEKLIGSCALFFHQGDYHTRIRKLVQTSLSPESIKKLIPDIETQVISSLESWVSIGQVINAFHEMKKFSFNIGILSVFGNLENNYREQLKENYSIIEKGYNSFPTRIPGTAYSKALLARQRIQEIISEIICKRKEQKLIEKNLLSHLLNYKDEKGEILTDEEIADNVIGVLFAAQDTTASVLTWILKYLHDDQKLLEAVKAEQMSIYEANEGGKIPLSWNQTRNMPLTHRVILESLRMASIISFTFREAVVDVVYKGYLIPKGWKVMPLFRNIHHNPEFYINPQSFDPSRFEVSPKPNTFMPFGNGVHSCPGNELAKLNMLILIHHLVTKFRWEVEGHESGVQYSPFPIPMHGLPTRFLRDQ, encoded by the exons ATGCTAGCTTCTTccactatatatatatataaaccaACCTCAACACAAATGGCTCATTCATCATTCATTGATTTCAACCTTATGGCGTTTTTTGCTATTTTAGTCAACATCTTCTTCTTTCTCTCAACCCTTTTGATCTCTTATCCATTCTTAAAGAGACACTTGAATAAACACAAATTCATATCCAAGATTAAGCCTAAGCTTCCCCCAGGTTCAATGGGTTGGCCTTACATAGGACAAACTCTTCAACTCTATTCTCAACACCCTAATGTCTTCTTTGCTTCTAAACAAAAAAG ATATGGAGAAATATTCAAAACACATATACTAGGATGTCCATGTGTGATGCTAGCAAGTCCCGAGGCTGCAAGATTTGTGTTGGTGACTCATTCTCACTTGTTCAAACCTACCTATCCCAAAAGCAAAGAGAAGCTTATTGGTTCTTGTGCATTGTTCTTCCATCAAGGAGATTATCACACTCGCATTCGGAAACTTGTTCAAACCTCTCTTTCTCCTGAATCAATCAAGAAACTCATCCCGGATATTGAAACACAAGTCATTTCATCCTTGGAATCTTGGGTTTCTATTGGACAAGTCATTAATGCTTTCCATGAAATGAAAAAG TTTTCTTTCAATATCGGAATCCTCTCCGTCTTTGGTAACTTGGAAAACAATTATAGAGAACAGCTTAAGGAGAATTACAGCATTATAGAGAAAGGCTACAATTCTTTTCCAACTAGGATACCTGGAACTGCATACTCCAAAGCTCTTTTG GCGAGGCAAAGAATCCAAGAGATTATAAGTGAGATAATATGCAAGAGAAAGGAGCAGAAATTGATTGAGAAGAATCTATTAAGCCACTTGCTAAACTACAAAGATGAAAAGGGAGAAATATTAACTGATGAGGAAATAGCTGATAATGTAATTGGAGTACTATTTGCAGCTCAAGATACTACAGCAAGTGTTCTAACATGGATTCTCAAGTACCTTCATGATGATCAGAAACTTCTTGAAGCAGTAAAA GCAGAGCAAATGTCAATATATGAAGCCAATGAAGGAGGGAAGATCCCATTGAGTTGGAATCAAACAAGAAATATGCCACTTACACATAGG GTCATATtggaaagtctaaggatggcaAGTATAATCTCATTTACTTTTAGGGAAGCTGTGGTTGATGTAGTATACAAAG GATATTTAATACCAAAGGGTTGGAAAGTAATGCCACTGTTCAGAAACATCCACCATAATCCAGAATTCTACATTAATCCTCAGAGTTTTGACCCATCGAGATTTGAG GTTTCTCCAAAGCCCAATACATTTATGCCATTTGGTAATGGAGTGCACTCTTGTCCAGGAAATGAGTTAGCCAAGTTGAATATGTTGATATTAATTCACCATCTAGTAACAAAATTTAG GTGGGAGGTTGAAGGACATGAAAGTGGAGTTCAATATAGTCCATTCCCAATCCCAATGCATGGTCTACCAACAAGATTTTTGAGAGATCAATAA